From one Dyella sp. 2HG41-7 genomic stretch:
- a CDS encoding UDP-2,3-diacylglucosamine diphosphatase, whose translation MAILRCRSAFISDVHLGTPDCKAAYLLDFLRSLQCEKLYLVGDIIDLESLSRRRWWHPDHGTVIAEVLDMARRGVEVTYIPGNHDCALRGLVGQSICGVRIELDAIHVGADGRRYRVSHGDEYDPEQIGRSWMLHIGEAMHRFVCWGNRRVNAWRRRMALPYLPLSIIVKSHIGKALAYIRAYEERVAADARERGVDGHICGHIHFGQVRTINGVVYLNDGDWVEHCTALIEDEAGAMELIHWSEQPTALGHASRELVRPSPMAALALAPLARRQKQDLDELQSAA comes from the coding sequence ATGGCCATTCTTCGCTGCCGAAGCGCCTTCATATCCGACGTACATCTGGGCACACCGGACTGCAAAGCAGCTTATCTGCTGGATTTTCTGCGCAGCCTGCAGTGCGAGAAGCTCTATCTCGTCGGCGACATCATCGATCTGGAATCGCTGAGCCGCCGCCGATGGTGGCATCCCGATCACGGCACCGTGATCGCGGAAGTGCTGGATATGGCCCGCCGCGGGGTCGAGGTCACCTATATCCCCGGCAACCACGACTGCGCGCTGCGCGGCCTGGTGGGCCAATCGATTTGCGGCGTACGCATCGAGCTGGATGCGATTCACGTAGGCGCGGACGGCCGTCGTTACCGCGTTAGCCACGGCGACGAATACGATCCCGAGCAGATCGGCCGTAGCTGGATGCTGCATATCGGCGAGGCCATGCACCGCTTCGTCTGCTGGGGCAACCGGCGCGTCAATGCGTGGCGCCGCCGCATGGCGCTGCCGTATCTGCCCTTGTCGATCATCGTGAAATCGCACATCGGCAAGGCACTGGCGTATATCCGCGCGTATGAAGAGCGTGTCGCGGCGGATGCGCGCGAACGCGGCGTCGACGGTCATATCTGCGGCCATATCCATTTTGGCCAAGTGCGTACGATCAACGGCGTGGTGTATCTCAACGACGGCGATTGGGTGGAACACTGCACCGCGCTGATCGAAGACGAAGCCGGGGCGATGGAATTGATTCACTGGAGCGAACAGCCCACCGCGCTCGGCCACGCGAGCCGCGAACTCGTACGTCCCTCGCCGATGGCCGCCCTGGCCCTCGCACCGCTCGCCCGTCGCCAAAAGCAGGATCTCGACGAACTGCAATCGGCGGCGTGA
- a CDS encoding aspartyl/asparaginyl beta-hydroxylase domain-containing protein, with translation MNTSAAMQVAQWREAAHACLQRGDVREAQALFQQVLDRRPDDVEALQLLASCHVANGELNLALARLQAAALIHPEDPNVLQQLGAVHLATADGASAAATLRETLRIAPDMFVARLHLGQALEQLGEPHEALKTYFGALRSAQNQGRWLNDETTAPGLRDTVKHAMRFVDAGRLAFFHGVLEPLQQRYGADELERVTHCLDVYLGERSIEMPDARQRPKFLYFPGIPSQPYYPRERFPWQETLEAATGDIREELQRVLAQEFSLETFLGAPQPGQAQQEMLRSSGSAPAAWDAYFFFRHGERYEAHLQACPRTAALLDSVPLARIRNHAPESLFSVLSAGTHILPHTGVTNVRLVTHLPLIVPPQCALRVGGATHIWREGRCVTFDDTFEHEAWNRSEQTRVVLILDCWNPDLTEAERAAVAELIEAIGDFSASGAD, from the coding sequence ATGAACACATCGGCCGCCATGCAGGTCGCACAGTGGCGCGAGGCCGCCCACGCGTGCCTGCAGCGCGGCGATGTGCGTGAGGCGCAGGCGCTGTTTCAACAGGTTTTGGACCGGCGGCCGGACGACGTGGAGGCCCTGCAGCTGCTGGCCAGCTGCCATGTCGCCAACGGCGAGCTGAATCTGGCGTTGGCGCGCCTGCAGGCGGCGGCGCTTATCCATCCCGAAGACCCGAACGTTTTGCAGCAACTCGGTGCCGTGCATTTGGCGACGGCGGATGGCGCGTCAGCCGCCGCGACATTGCGCGAGACCCTGCGCATCGCGCCGGATATGTTCGTCGCGCGATTGCACTTGGGGCAAGCGCTGGAACAGCTCGGCGAGCCCCACGAAGCCTTGAAAACCTATTTCGGCGCGTTGCGCTCGGCGCAAAACCAAGGTCGCTGGCTCAACGATGAAACGACAGCGCCGGGACTTCGCGATACCGTAAAACACGCCATGCGCTTCGTCGACGCCGGACGGCTCGCTTTCTTTCATGGCGTGCTGGAGCCGTTGCAACAGCGTTACGGCGCTGACGAACTGGAGCGCGTGACGCATTGTTTGGACGTCTATCTCGGCGAGCGTTCCATCGAAATGCCCGATGCGCGCCAACGTCCGAAATTTCTCTATTTTCCGGGCATCCCCAGTCAACCTTATTACCCGCGCGAACGCTTTCCATGGCAGGAAACGCTGGAGGCCGCCACCGGCGACATCCGCGAAGAGTTGCAACGCGTACTGGCCCAGGAGTTTAGCCTGGAGACTTTTCTCGGCGCGCCGCAGCCCGGGCAGGCGCAGCAGGAAATGCTGCGATCGTCGGGCTCTGCGCCCGCCGCCTGGGATGCTTACTTTTTCTTCCGGCACGGAGAGCGCTATGAAGCGCACCTGCAAGCGTGCCCGCGCACCGCTGCGTTGCTGGATAGCGTGCCGTTGGCGCGCATTCGCAATCATGCGCCGGAGTCCCTGTTTTCCGTGCTGAGCGCCGGCACCCATATTCTTCCGCATACGGGCGTGACCAACGTGCGCCTGGTGACGCATCTACCGCTGATTGTTCCGCCTCAATGCGCTTTGCGTGTTGGCGGCGCCACGCATATTTGGCGAGAAGGTCGATGCGTGACGTTCGACGACACCTTCGAGCACGAGGCTTGGAATCGCAGCGAGCAGACGCGTGTGGTGCTGATTCTGGATTGCTGGAATCCTGATCTTACGGAGGCAGAGCGCGCGGCAGTGGCCGAGTTGATCGAAGCTATCGGTGACTTCAGCGCGAGTGGTGCTGATTAA
- a CDS encoding sulfotransferase: MASLPDEQTIASAMLAAFHQGDMTRVLSLSESLSGDNETTLLLRALALRATGHVRDAVPLLVRLTQLKPHTFEYWNNLGLAAQETDQTEISEQSYLQALTLAPQQADVHYNLGLLYLQQKNWLAARDALLEAVQLAPDFIEARLQAAHACHVCGDNTHEEIMLENAIDWPPQPAEQALTLASMLSTLGNQDVAMHVLKQALLPNNGASHALRLRISALRAALYERSNQLDKAEAELTQLPLENLHEQQPQLSCAAWLAHAAVGARRGDSQHAAELYERIAVTTRDAEVLAQAAFGLATARHQQGHHRDAWKALQDAHEAQLTIARAIVPELMTEDSEPLPMANLTANRAERHRWATLTSPSAKQSPVFIVGFPRSGTTLLEQMLDAHPSFRAMDERGFVYELTERMTAIGQPYPSALTDLTQSDADQLRALYSAMVRKVVPDLGARQLVDKNPLNMLCLPMIARLFPNASIILCVRHPCDVLLSCYMQSFRSPAFMVLCSSLERLARGYVRAFEHWFDQVDVLAPRVMTWRYESVVAHFDENVKQLGRFLAIDDPTPMTRFAEHARHKGYISTPSYAQVTQGIHARAVQRWLAYRDMFEPVLPILRPVMERLGYT, encoded by the coding sequence ATGGCTTCCCTTCCCGACGAACAAACGATCGCGAGCGCCATGCTTGCCGCCTTCCATCAAGGCGACATGACGCGTGTGCTTTCTCTAAGCGAAAGCCTGTCTGGCGACAACGAAACGACCCTGCTGCTGCGCGCGCTCGCCCTGCGCGCCACCGGCCACGTGCGTGACGCGGTGCCGCTTCTTGTGCGACTGACGCAGCTTAAACCGCACACGTTCGAATACTGGAACAATCTGGGACTGGCCGCTCAAGAAACAGATCAGACGGAAATATCCGAGCAATCCTATCTGCAAGCGTTGACGCTGGCGCCACAACAAGCAGACGTGCACTACAACCTCGGATTGCTCTATCTCCAACAAAAAAACTGGCTAGCAGCGCGCGATGCGCTGTTGGAAGCGGTGCAGCTTGCGCCCGACTTTATCGAAGCGCGCCTGCAAGCCGCGCATGCCTGCCATGTGTGCGGCGACAACACGCATGAAGAAATCATGCTGGAAAACGCCATCGATTGGCCACCGCAGCCTGCCGAGCAGGCGCTGACGCTGGCGAGCATGCTGTCCACCTTGGGCAATCAGGACGTCGCCATGCACGTACTGAAACAGGCCTTGCTACCGAACAACGGTGCCTCGCATGCGCTGCGCTTGCGCATCTCGGCGTTGCGTGCCGCTTTGTACGAGCGCAGCAATCAGCTCGACAAGGCCGAAGCCGAACTGACGCAGCTGCCATTGGAAAATCTCCATGAACAGCAACCGCAACTGTCCTGCGCGGCTTGGCTAGCGCATGCGGCCGTCGGAGCGCGGCGCGGTGATTCGCAACACGCCGCGGAGCTTTACGAACGCATCGCGGTGACGACGAGGGACGCCGAAGTGCTTGCGCAAGCCGCGTTTGGATTAGCCACTGCACGCCATCAGCAAGGACATCATCGCGATGCCTGGAAGGCGCTGCAGGATGCGCACGAGGCGCAACTCACGATCGCACGCGCCATCGTGCCCGAGCTGATGACTGAAGACAGCGAACCGTTGCCGATGGCGAATTTGACCGCCAATCGGGCCGAACGCCATCGCTGGGCCACGCTGACATCGCCATCCGCCAAACAAAGCCCGGTATTCATCGTCGGCTTCCCGCGCTCCGGCACCACTTTGCTGGAACAGATGCTGGACGCACATCCGAGCTTCCGCGCGATGGACGAGCGCGGGTTCGTCTATGAGCTCACCGAGCGTATGACGGCGATCGGTCAGCCCTACCCCTCCGCCCTGACGGACCTCACGCAGTCAGACGCGGATCAGTTGCGCGCCTTGTATTCAGCCATGGTACGGAAGGTCGTGCCCGATTTGGGTGCGCGACAGTTGGTCGACAAAAATCCGCTCAACATGTTGTGCCTTCCGATGATCGCGCGATTGTTTCCGAATGCGTCGATCATTCTGTGCGTGCGACACCCTTGCGACGTCTTGCTCAGTTGCTACATGCAATCATTTCGTTCACCGGCGTTTATGGTGTTGTGCAGCTCGCTCGAACGCTTGGCACGCGGTTACGTACGCGCCTTCGAACACTGGTTCGATCAAGTCGACGTGTTGGCGCCGCGCGTGATGACATGGCGTTACGAGTCGGTCGTCGCTCATTTCGACGAAAACGTTAAGCAATTGGGGCGCTTCCTCGCTATCGACGACCCGACGCCCATGACGCGTTTTGCGGAACATGCTCGCCATAAGGGATACATCAGCACGCCGAGCTATGCGCAGGTCACGCAGGGCATTCATGCTCGCGCGGTGCAGCGCTGGCTTGCTTATCGCGATATGTTCGAGCCTGTCTTGCCGATCCTGCGTCCCGTCATGGAGCGTCTCGGGTATACCTGA
- a CDS encoding TonB-dependent receptor: protein MHAHYNRLSVAVRLALSVGIASSALIVHAQDTTPQQSTSTQNNNAQSSNAQNANEQPQASKAKTLEGMTVTGSLIRRVDTETASPVITLDRTAITNNGAPTLGNVLQQLPSISGYATNPANNSNGGGVASPTLEGGDGASRVSLRGLGASRTLVLVDGQRLSNADLNMIPQNMIQNVDVLAEGASTAYGSDAIGGVVNFHLRKDFNGAEFSLNDGISSHGDAQRRGFSFTTGASGTDGNIVVGLDWNKYTPVLAPRRGFSQRALYLSSGVITPAGSGTIPTGRFLVPAGLSPGGCNVNSAGNTYVTLAHGNGSSLSDYRCYGGPNDTFNYNAYNYIQTEQKRANFFVLGNYNITPDLTAFANIFYDRTNSAGQDAPAPTGTGDGWYVTANNPINPFGVTFGTPPGYTGTSYVINTRLTGLGTRLHTFDTDNLQVNTGLRGHFGQSSWTWDASLNYGYTNRRQVDYNEVNIADLQSVINSGGNIFDQADPAVTALLKNGVDSPVYTLTDTMKQLQFNASGELWDLPAGAMQLSAGALYRWNSMNYTVTPDAILDPATATCAVLAEACGSPGRGSINVKELYAETLIPLLSEQPGAYSLNLDLGVRASDYDTSGTTTNKKIAVEWRPIADLLVRATATQVFRAPNLDELDDGITIANPTINDPCVGLSSATLAAHPAACQNVPPQWAGNPTPQITGFYSGGKPAGVNLKPEHGMSYDLGLVYSPSWLTGFSSTIDAWRINLRDLLTPLAAQTVLNACFANDNSPYCQFIHRYPSNNALAGAIFFMNTPEVNLGNLSTSGVDFSTSYAIPHFDLGSFDPGKFKLTLNTSYTSSFYNDATPGQPGARTINYAGTYTQQFGNIARWRGSLTLNWSLGNWSAQWQTRYIHHLTNLNADAITGASAPMASILYHSAQIAYTVPSIKTRFEFGVDNITDKAPPLIYQNGLNYNVDTATYDVLGRYYWARATVKF, encoded by the coding sequence ATGCACGCACACTACAATCGCTTATCCGTTGCAGTACGTTTGGCTTTGTCAGTCGGAATAGCCTCATCTGCGCTCATCGTCCACGCTCAGGACACGACACCGCAGCAAAGCACTTCCACCCAGAACAACAACGCGCAAAGCAGCAACGCGCAAAACGCGAACGAACAACCGCAGGCTTCCAAAGCAAAAACACTGGAAGGCATGACGGTGACCGGCTCGTTGATTCGTCGCGTCGACACGGAAACGGCCAGCCCGGTGATCACGCTGGACCGCACCGCCATTACCAACAATGGCGCCCCTACCCTCGGCAACGTGCTGCAGCAGCTGCCTAGCATTTCCGGTTACGCCACCAACCCGGCCAACAACAGCAACGGCGGCGGCGTCGCCAGTCCGACCCTGGAAGGCGGCGACGGCGCTTCGCGCGTGTCGCTTCGTGGTCTCGGCGCAAGTCGCACGTTGGTGCTGGTCGACGGTCAACGGCTGTCCAACGCCGATCTCAACATGATTCCGCAGAACATGATCCAGAACGTGGACGTGCTCGCGGAAGGCGCCTCCACCGCGTACGGTTCGGATGCGATCGGCGGCGTGGTGAATTTTCATCTGCGCAAGGATTTCAACGGCGCGGAGTTCAGCCTCAACGACGGCATCTCCAGCCACGGCGACGCGCAACGTCGCGGTTTCAGCTTCACCACGGGCGCCAGCGGCACCGACGGCAACATCGTAGTGGGCCTGGATTGGAACAAGTACACACCGGTGCTGGCCCCACGGCGCGGTTTCTCGCAACGCGCTCTGTATCTGTCCAGCGGCGTTATCACACCGGCGGGATCGGGCACGATTCCAACGGGACGCTTTCTGGTTCCGGCAGGACTCTCGCCGGGCGGATGTAATGTGAATAGCGCAGGCAACACCTACGTGACGTTGGCGCACGGCAACGGCAGTAGCCTTAGCGACTACCGCTGTTATGGCGGTCCGAACGACACGTTCAACTACAACGCCTACAACTACATCCAGACCGAACAGAAACGCGCGAACTTCTTCGTGCTCGGCAATTACAACATCACGCCGGACCTCACCGCGTTCGCCAACATCTTCTACGACCGCACCAACTCGGCCGGCCAGGATGCGCCAGCGCCGACCGGCACCGGCGACGGCTGGTACGTCACAGCGAACAATCCGATCAATCCGTTTGGCGTCACCTTCGGCACCCCGCCCGGTTACACAGGCACCAGTTACGTGATCAATACGCGCCTTACGGGCCTGGGCACGCGTTTGCATACCTTTGATACCGACAATCTGCAAGTAAACACCGGTCTGCGCGGACACTTCGGTCAAAGCAGCTGGACGTGGGACGCGAGCCTCAACTACGGCTACACCAATCGTCGGCAGGTCGATTACAACGAAGTGAACATCGCCGACCTGCAATCGGTGATCAATTCCGGCGGCAATATTTTCGATCAGGCCGATCCGGCCGTCACGGCGCTATTGAAGAACGGCGTCGACTCGCCGGTCTATACGCTCACCGATACGATGAAGCAGCTGCAATTCAATGCTTCGGGCGAACTGTGGGATCTGCCCGCCGGCGCTATGCAGCTTTCCGCCGGCGCGCTGTATCGCTGGAACTCGATGAACTACACGGTGACGCCGGATGCCATTCTCGATCCCGCCACCGCCACCTGCGCGGTGCTGGCCGAAGCGTGCGGTTCGCCGGGTCGCGGCAGCATCAACGTGAAAGAGCTTTACGCCGAAACGCTGATCCCGCTGTTATCGGAACAACCTGGCGCTTATTCGCTGAATCTCGATCTGGGCGTACGCGCGTCCGACTACGACACCTCCGGCACCACTACCAACAAGAAAATCGCGGTGGAATGGCGGCCGATTGCCGACCTGCTGGTACGCGCCACCGCCACGCAAGTATTCCGCGCTCCGAATCTGGACGAATTGGACGACGGCATCACCATCGCCAACCCCACCATCAACGATCCGTGCGTGGGATTGAGTTCGGCGACGTTGGCGGCGCATCCGGCGGCCTGCCAAAACGTACCGCCGCAATGGGCGGGCAATCCGACGCCGCAGATCACGGGCTTTTACTCGGGCGGCAAGCCCGCGGGCGTGAACCTGAAGCCTGAGCACGGCATGTCGTACGACCTCGGTCTGGTGTACTCGCCAAGTTGGTTGACCGGCTTCTCGTCCACCATCGACGCGTGGCGCATCAATCTACGCGACTTGCTCACGCCGCTCGCGGCACAAACCGTGCTCAACGCGTGCTTCGCCAACGACAACAGTCCGTATTGCCAGTTCATCCATCGCTATCCCAGCAACAATGCGCTGGCCGGCGCGATCTTCTTTATGAATACGCCGGAAGTGAATCTAGGCAACCTCAGCACCAGCGGCGTGGATTTCAGCACCAGTTATGCGATTCCGCATTTCGACCTGGGCAGTTTCGACCCCGGTAAATTCAAGCTGACCCTCAACACGTCCTACACCAGTTCGTTCTACAACGACGCCACGCCGGGACAGCCGGGTGCACGCACCATCAACTACGCGGGCACGTATACGCAGCAATTCGGCAATATCGCCCGCTGGCGCGGATCGTTGACACTCAACTGGTCGCTGGGCAACTGGAGCGCGCAATGGCAAACGCGCTACATCCATCATCTGACCAACCTCAATGCCGACGCCATCACCGGGGCCAGCGCACCGATGGCCTCGATTCTGTATCACTCGGCACAGATCGCTTACACGGTGCCATCGATCAAGACGCGCTTCGAATTCGGTGTGGACAACATCACCGACAAGGCGCCGCCGCTGATCTATCAGAACGGCTTGAACTACAACGTCGATACGGCGACCTACGATGTGCTGGGCCGCTATTACTGGGCGCGAGCGACGGTGAAGTTCTGA
- a CDS encoding SGNH/GDSL hydrolase family protein, with amino-acid sequence MALRYLALGDSYTIGEDVPAQARWPMQLVESLRRRGAAIDDPLIVAVTGWTTDELSAGMDQAVLAAEYDLVTLLIGVNNQYRGRSDEDYREQFRALLLRAIALSGHRPHRVVVVSIPDWGVTPFGHASGRDLKQIAHELDHFNAIAREEASHAGAPFVNITGISREHAGLVASDGLHPSGAQYALWTRAVEPVIVEAVAQA; translated from the coding sequence ATGGCTTTGCGCTACCTCGCCCTGGGCGATTCGTACACCATCGGCGAGGACGTACCCGCCCAGGCGCGTTGGCCGATGCAATTGGTCGAATCGTTGCGCCGACGCGGCGCGGCGATCGACGATCCGCTTATCGTCGCCGTCACCGGTTGGACCACCGACGAGCTGTCCGCCGGCATGGATCAAGCCGTACTCGCGGCCGAATATGATCTGGTCACGTTACTGATCGGCGTCAACAATCAGTATCGCGGCCGCTCCGACGAGGACTATCGCGAGCAGTTCCGAGCCCTCTTGTTGCGAGCCATCGCATTGTCCGGTCATCGCCCGCATCGCGTGGTGGTGGTTTCGATTCCCGACTGGGGCGTCACGCCTTTCGGCCACGCCAGCGGACGCGATCTCAAACAGATTGCGCACGAGCTGGATCACTTCAACGCCATCGCTCGTGAAGAAGCGAGCCACGCGGGCGCGCCGTTTGTGAACATCACAGGTATTTCACGCGAACACGCAGGATTGGTGGCTTCCGACGGCCTGCATCCATCAGGTGCGCAGTATGCGCTGTGGACCCGTGCCGTCGAACCTGTGATCGTCGAAGCCGTCGCGCAAGCCTGA
- a CDS encoding aminotransferase class I/II-fold pyridoxal phosphate-dependent enzyme: protein MAPIKPSAHLAEVRYEIRGALTRRARELEAAGLPIIKLNIGNPARYGFTVPDHLREAIAAHLHESEAYGHEQGLDEAREVIAAQQRARGARHVQVERIFIGNGVSELIDLSLRALLQPGDEVLLPSPDYPLWSAATILNGGVPRYYRCLAENRHMPDPEEIEALITSRTRALVLVNPNNPTGAVYPRALLERIVEIAARHRLLLLCDEIYDEILYDGTPFQPLAEVAGATPCISFGGLSKVHRACGYRVGWLSLSGDPTRTHEYRDALQLLAALRLCANVTAQWAVIPALQDAPTINALTAPGGRLHDARQAVLDGVASSRYLDVVTPGGALYAFPRVRSDRIANFNDNDFALRLLNEESVLIVPGSSFNVPNSRHMRLTLLPQPAQLREVFARMERVLERMAAEETPRETAAVG, encoded by the coding sequence TTGGCCCCGATCAAGCCCAGTGCGCACCTGGCCGAAGTGCGCTACGAAATCCGCGGCGCGCTCACTCGACGTGCACGCGAATTGGAAGCGGCCGGCTTGCCGATCATCAAGCTCAATATCGGCAATCCCGCACGTTATGGTTTCACCGTGCCCGATCATCTGCGCGAAGCCATCGCCGCACATCTGCACGAAAGCGAAGCCTACGGTCACGAGCAAGGTCTGGATGAAGCGCGCGAAGTCATCGCCGCGCAGCAGCGCGCCCGCGGCGCGCGTCATGTGCAGGTCGAGCGCATTTTTATCGGCAACGGCGTCAGCGAGCTGATCGATCTGAGCCTGCGCGCGTTGCTGCAACCGGGCGACGAGGTGCTGTTGCCGAGCCCGGATTACCCGTTGTGGAGCGCCGCCACCATACTCAACGGCGGCGTGCCGCGTTACTACCGCTGCCTCGCCGAAAACCGGCATATGCCGGACCCGGAGGAAATCGAAGCCTTGATCACCTCGCGCACGCGTGCGCTGGTGCTGGTCAATCCGAACAATCCGACCGGCGCAGTCTATCCGCGCGCGTTGTTGGAACGCATCGTCGAGATCGCAGCGCGCCATCGTCTGCTGCTGCTCTGCGATGAAATCTACGACGAGATCCTTTACGACGGCACGCCGTTCCAGCCGTTGGCCGAAGTCGCAGGCGCCACGCCGTGCATCAGTTTCGGCGGCTTGAGCAAAGTGCATCGCGCCTGCGGTTACCGCGTGGGCTGGCTCAGCCTTTCGGGCGACCCGACGCGCACGCACGAATACCGCGATGCGCTGCAACTGCTCGCCGCACTGCGCCTGTGCGCCAATGTCACGGCGCAATGGGCGGTGATTCCGGCGCTGCAGGATGCGCCGACCATCAACGCCCTCACCGCGCCGGGTGGACGCCTGCACGACGCACGTCAAGCCGTGCTGGACGGTGTCGCATCGAGCCGCTATTTGGATGTCGTCACGCCGGGCGGCGCGCTGTATGCCTTCCCGCGCGTGCGCAGCGATCGCATCGCCAACTTCAACGACAACGATTTTGCGTTGCGCCTGTTGAACGAGGAATCGGTGCTGATCGTGCCCGGTTCCAGCTTCAACGTGCCGAATAGTCGCCACATGCGTTTGACGCTGCTACCGCAGCCTGCGCAATTGCGCGAAGTGTTCGCACGCATGGAACGCGTGCTGGAACGCATGGCGGCCGAAGAGACACCCCGCGAAACCGCGGCGGTCGGCTGA
- the rsgA gene encoding ribosome small subunit-dependent GTPase A, whose protein sequence is MSDAQIIERLRHIGWRGQALPGDGRRVVRVVAQHRAGYEVHDGEQTFGAQPSGHFLKRGLDPAERPAVGDFVEIEPGKPPHIVMVQSRRTVLSRAAAGERYERQVIATNIDYVLVLTGLDGDFNPARIERYLSLVEGSGAQPVVILTKTDLGDDADPRLVDLKTRLPAGTPIHAINGKDPASAGALAGYLKVGDSAVLVGSSGAGKSTLTNTLLGSQQMATGAVRGHDSRGRHTTTYRALLQLPSGGCLIDTPGMRELKLTGEESLDLFADIEALAEKCRFADCGHGSEPGCAVQEALHDGELTPERWRNYLKLRDEREEQAAMLESRLRRQRGGRPITKPHGPRGSRERE, encoded by the coding sequence ATGAGCGATGCACAGATCATCGAACGGCTCCGTCATATCGGATGGCGGGGCCAAGCCTTGCCCGGCGACGGTCGGCGCGTGGTGCGCGTGGTCGCGCAGCATCGCGCCGGCTACGAAGTGCACGACGGCGAACAGACCTTCGGCGCTCAGCCCAGCGGGCACTTCCTCAAGCGTGGCCTGGATCCGGCGGAGCGGCCTGCCGTGGGCGATTTCGTGGAGATCGAGCCGGGCAAGCCGCCGCATATCGTGATGGTGCAATCGCGACGCACCGTGCTTTCGCGCGCGGCGGCCGGCGAGCGCTACGAACGTCAGGTGATCGCCACCAACATCGACTATGTGTTGGTGTTGACCGGTTTGGACGGTGATTTCAATCCGGCGCGCATCGAGCGCTATCTGTCCCTTGTCGAAGGGTCGGGTGCGCAGCCGGTGGTGATTCTTACCAAGACCGATCTCGGCGACGATGCCGATCCGCGCCTTGTCGACCTGAAAACCCGGCTGCCCGCCGGCACGCCGATTCACGCGATCAACGGCAAGGATCCCGCCAGCGCCGGTGCGTTGGCGGGATACCTCAAAGTGGGCGACAGCGCTGTGCTGGTCGGTTCGTCGGGCGCTGGCAAATCCACGCTCACCAATACCTTGCTGGGAAGTCAGCAAATGGCGACCGGTGCTGTACGTGGACACGACAGCCGCGGTCGGCACACCACGACCTATCGCGCCTTGCTTCAATTACCCAGCGGCGGTTGCTTGATCGATACGCCCGGCATGCGCGAACTCAAGCTGACCGGCGAAGAAAGCCTGGATCTGTTCGCCGATATCGAAGCGCTCGCGGAAAAATGCCGCTTTGCCGATTGCGGTCACGGCAGCGAGCCGGGTTGCGCCGTACAAGAAGCGTTGCATGACGGCGAGTTGACACCCGAACGCTGGCGCAACTATCTAAAGCTGCGCGACGAGCGCGAGGAGCAGGCCGCGATGCTGGAATCTCGCCTGCGTCGTCAGCGCGGTGGGCGCCCGATCACCAAACCCCACGGCCCGCGAGGCTCACGCGAAAGGGAGTAG